From the Psychrobacillus sp. FSL K6-4046 genome, one window contains:
- a CDS encoding glycine betaine/L-proline ABC transporter ATP-binding protein, producing MTVKLRLENVSKIFGPRPKKIIPMVEKSVPKEEILAKTGHTVGVYNASMEIMEGETFVIMGLSGSGKSTLIRCLNLLNRPTSGAIYVDGENVVDYNKTQVKFYRQKKIAMVFQHFGLFSHRTVLENIEYGLEIRGMSKKERQEIAQKHLETVGLKGYENQYPDELSGGMRQRVGIARALANDPDILLMDEPFSALDPLIRREMQLELLDIQNRLQKTIIFITHDVNEAFKIGDRVAVMKNGKVEQIGTPEEILENPASSYISEFIRDIDRTKILQAEHIMSKPNGLVSLKDGLNVAIQVMRENGNSSAFVVDRKRQLQGIITIDQAIEGMKQKKTLQEAMSKEVKTVHPEEYVQDLIQQVLDSKYPLVVTDEEGTMKGIILRVHVLASLISDPIEETEEI from the coding sequence ATGACAGTAAAATTAAGACTAGAAAATGTATCCAAAATATTTGGACCACGCCCTAAAAAAATTATCCCAATGGTAGAGAAGAGTGTACCAAAGGAAGAGATATTAGCTAAGACAGGGCATACTGTTGGAGTGTACAATGCTTCTATGGAAATCATGGAAGGAGAGACCTTCGTCATCATGGGGCTGTCTGGAAGTGGCAAATCTACCCTAATCCGTTGCTTGAATTTATTAAATAGACCTACCTCAGGTGCTATTTATGTCGATGGGGAAAATGTGGTCGATTACAATAAGACACAGGTAAAATTTTATCGTCAAAAGAAAATAGCAATGGTATTCCAACACTTTGGACTGTTTAGTCATCGTACAGTATTAGAAAATATTGAGTATGGATTAGAAATTAGAGGTATGTCCAAGAAGGAGCGTCAGGAAATTGCTCAGAAGCATTTAGAGACGGTCGGTCTTAAAGGATATGAAAACCAATATCCAGATGAGCTTTCTGGCGGTATGCGTCAGCGAGTTGGCATCGCAAGAGCGCTTGCGAACGATCCAGACATCCTATTAATGGACGAGCCCTTCAGTGCACTTGACCCACTAATCCGTAGAGAAATGCAGCTAGAGCTTTTAGATATCCAAAATCGTCTGCAAAAAACAATTATTTTTATTACACATGACGTCAACGAAGCATTTAAAATTGGTGACCGTGTGGCTGTTATGAAAAACGGGAAAGTAGAGCAAATTGGTACGCCAGAAGAAATTCTAGAAAATCCGGCTAGCAGCTATATTTCCGAATTCATACGCGATATCGATCGTACTAAAATTCTTCAAGCTGAGCATATCATGTCTAAGCCAAATGGATTAGTATCCTTAAAGGATGGACTAAATGTTGCAATCCAGGTAATGAGAGAGAATGGTAACTCGAGTGCGTTTGTAGTTGACAGAAAGCGACAGCTACAAGGTATTATTACCATCGACCAGGCTATTGAAGGGATGAAACAAAAGAAAACCTTGCAAGAAGCAATGTCGAAGGAAGTAAAAACTGTACATCCAGAAGAATATGTACAAGATTTAATACAACAGGTACTTGATTCCAAGTATCCTCTCGTTGTTACAGACGAGGAAGGTACGATGAAAGGAATTATTTTACGAGTGCATGTATTGGCAAGTTTAATAAGTGATCCGATCGAAGAAACGGAAGAAATATAA
- a CDS encoding ABC transporter ATP-binding protein, translated as MSNVIRLENVSFSFPDEEVPVLSNFSMSIEQGERVVITGPSGCGKSTLLYLCNRLYPDNCDGIVSGKIELFGKDSNSYRPGEVNHRIATVFQDPDAQFCMPTVEEELAFTLENLLVAREDMDSRISEVLEATRLTAYRHSIIQSLSGGMKQRVATACALIMKPEVLLLDEPITHLDPYTAKQYIEWLDTLQQSSGLTILAIEHKLDLWEDFFHRRIRLKEDRNSLIDDVKRDNRVQQELSLQVEGVSTHSFLQPSSFSLHKGEVAVLAGPNGSGKSTLLKALSGVLPAEGNVLPSLLGYVPQSPEFLFVTGRVKEEVSFGGGSNTEELLERLDLSSISEAHPFSISHGQKRRLAIAVMLCQNREVILMDEPTSGQDSANLTELLKVVDERSRAGTTFLIVTHDMEFAYKVADSILLMRNGGVTGKYSATSFWDKKDLMLEHQLLPPKRGPVYAC; from the coding sequence GTGTCTAATGTTATCCGTCTCGAAAATGTTTCTTTTTCATTTCCTGATGAAGAGGTTCCTGTATTATCAAATTTTTCGATGTCTATTGAACAAGGAGAGCGTGTTGTGATTACCGGTCCAAGTGGCTGTGGGAAAAGTACATTGCTATATTTGTGTAACCGCCTCTACCCTGACAATTGCGATGGAATAGTTTCCGGGAAAATAGAGCTTTTTGGGAAGGACAGCAATTCTTATCGACCAGGCGAGGTCAATCATCGTATCGCTACCGTCTTTCAGGATCCAGATGCGCAGTTTTGTATGCCAACCGTTGAGGAGGAGCTTGCCTTTACTTTAGAGAATTTACTAGTAGCGCGAGAGGACATGGATTCAAGAATTTCAGAAGTATTGGAGGCAACCAGGTTAACCGCTTATCGACATTCCATCATTCAGTCACTTTCTGGAGGAATGAAACAAAGAGTCGCCACGGCTTGTGCACTCATTATGAAGCCAGAGGTTTTATTGTTAGATGAGCCGATTACGCACTTAGATCCTTATACTGCAAAACAATATATTGAATGGTTGGATACACTGCAGCAAAGCTCTGGATTAACGATATTAGCAATTGAACACAAGCTAGACCTTTGGGAAGATTTCTTTCATCGTCGAATTAGATTAAAAGAAGACAGAAATTCGCTTATAGACGATGTTAAACGGGATAACAGGGTCCAACAGGAACTATCCCTACAAGTAGAAGGAGTTAGCACCCATAGTTTTCTTCAACCAAGCTCGTTTTCTTTACACAAAGGAGAGGTCGCAGTACTAGCGGGACCAAACGGCAGTGGAAAATCCACATTATTAAAGGCTCTTTCAGGGGTTCTGCCAGCTGAAGGCAACGTCCTGCCAAGCTTGTTAGGCTATGTACCACAGTCACCAGAATTTTTGTTTGTTACAGGAAGAGTAAAAGAGGAGGTCTCTTTTGGCGGAGGATCAAACACAGAAGAATTGCTGGAACGACTTGATTTATCTAGCATCTCTGAGGCCCATCCATTTTCTATCAGCCATGGACAAAAACGTCGCCTAGCTATAGCCGTTATGCTTTGCCAGAACCGGGAAGTGATTTTGATGGATGAACCAACTTCTGGTCAGGACTCTGCTAATCTGACAGAACTTTTAAAAGTCGTAGATGAGCGTTCTAGGGCAGGTACTACTTTTCTAATCGTTACCCACGATATGGAATTTGCGTATAAGGTAGCTGATTCCATCTTATTGATGAGGAACGGAGGAGTGACAGGGAAATATAGTGCGACCAGCTTCTGGGATAAGAAAGATTTAATGCTAGAACATCAATTACTTCCTCCTAAGCGAGGTCCTGTCTATGCGTGCTAG
- a CDS encoding ABC transporter permease subunit, translating to MTEFPDVRFPIGDVVEKFVDFLAANFDAFFDFIFIISSSMIKGLEAGLLAIPWWLFIVIIFLIGWYFNNIYGGLLYGAFIFLIGSFDLWPETMTTISIVLISVILSLVIGIPLGVGMAFSKSMSRIMRPILDAMQTMPSFVYLIPVIFFFPLGNVPAVIATIIYALPPVIRLTELGIRSVDKEIVESAQSFGSSSSQMLMKVQLPQALPTIMAGINQTTMMALAMAVVGSMVGAQGLGERVLFAINRIDISLGFEAGISIVFLAIIIDRVTGGIANRLQKHRRDVA from the coding sequence ATGACAGAATTTCCAGATGTACGTTTTCCAATCGGGGATGTAGTAGAAAAATTCGTAGATTTTTTAGCCGCGAACTTTGATGCATTCTTTGATTTTATCTTTATTATTTCTTCCTCTATGATTAAAGGCTTAGAGGCAGGTCTATTAGCAATACCATGGTGGTTATTTATTGTTATCATCTTTTTAATAGGGTGGTATTTTAATAATATTTATGGAGGATTGCTTTATGGGGCATTTATCTTTTTAATAGGCTCCTTTGATTTGTGGCCGGAAACGATGACCACGATTTCCATCGTTCTAATCTCCGTAATTTTGTCTCTTGTAATAGGCATTCCGCTAGGCGTTGGAATGGCTTTTAGTAAGTCCATGTCCAGAATCATGCGCCCAATATTAGACGCAATGCAGACAATGCCAAGCTTTGTCTATTTAATACCAGTAATTTTCTTCTTTCCACTAGGAAATGTACCAGCAGTTATTGCGACAATCATTTATGCGTTACCACCAGTAATCCGTTTAACAGAATTAGGGATCCGAAGTGTAGATAAAGAAATTGTAGAGTCTGCACAATCATTTGGTTCCTCTTCCTCTCAAATGCTCATGAAAGTTCAACTACCACAAGCCTTACCTACAATTATGGCTGGTATCAATCAAACAACGATGATGGCTCTTGCAATGGCTGTTGTTGGTTCTATGGTTGGGGCACAGGGACTTGGAGAGCGAGTACTCTTTGCGATTAACCGAATTGACATATCCCTTGGTTTTGAAGCCGGAATTAGTATCGTCTTTCTAGCGATCATCATCGACCGAGTTACCGGAGGAATTGCAAATCGCCTTCAGAAACATAGGAGGGATGTAGCATGA
- a CDS encoding TetR family transcriptional regulator C-terminal domain-containing protein, whose protein sequence is MIKEKAFELFSLHGYNQTSIADVSKASGFSKGHIYYHFENKEKLFVLLAQNSMHDWYSKWTDVEQNYSSATEKWYGMAKHVLYNYQTPLLKAGEELAANPKSSLESVQKLYELAVVPMSSYRSIFIEGIECDEFENGNVDEWTALLGTWLGGLCQLTNTQPLQSLEPLFEQAITIFLSSIKKRGN, encoded by the coding sequence ATCATTAAGGAAAAGGCTTTTGAATTGTTTTCATTACATGGCTACAATCAGACCTCAATCGCAGATGTTTCTAAAGCTTCTGGATTTAGTAAAGGTCACATTTACTATCATTTTGAAAACAAAGAGAAGTTGTTTGTTCTATTAGCACAGAATTCCATGCATGATTGGTATTCAAAATGGACGGATGTTGAACAAAATTATTCATCAGCCACTGAAAAATGGTACGGAATGGCCAAGCATGTTTTGTACAATTATCAAACTCCATTGCTTAAAGCTGGAGAGGAGTTAGCAGCTAATCCTAAATCATCATTGGAATCGGTCCAAAAGTTATATGAACTTGCGGTAGTGCCGATGAGCTCTTATCGTTCAATCTTTATAGAAGGAATTGAATGTGATGAGTTCGAAAACGGCAATGTTGATGAATGGACTGCTCTGTTAGGAACTTGGCTCGGGGGATTATGTCAATTGACCAATACACAGCCATTACAGTCACTTGAGCCTTTATTTGAACAAGCAATCACTATATTTTTAAGTTCAATCAAGAAAAGGGGAAACTGA
- a CDS encoding D-glycerate dehydrogenase gives MYKIFITRKLPEEIVQPLREKFEVIMWHSDEIPMKYEDIKKEAKDCNALWTVLSDKVDRELIESLPNLRIISNLAVGYNNIDIEAAKEKGIIVTNTPGVLTETTADLTFALLLATARRITEAEQDIRAGKWKSWTPMQLTGMDVYGSTLGIIGMGRIGEAVARRAKGFDMKVLYHNRTRKLESEQQYNFTYVELETLLKESDFVVILTPLTPETRGLIGKKELEMMKETSALINVARGGIVDEQELYDALVNKSIWAAGLDVFETEPVPLDHPLLTLPNVTVLPHIGSASIYTRLAMMQINATAIEDALEERVPENRVV, from the coding sequence ATGTATAAAATATTTATTACTAGAAAGTTACCGGAAGAGATTGTACAACCACTAAGAGAAAAATTTGAAGTCATTATGTGGCATAGCGATGAAATTCCAATGAAGTACGAGGATATCAAAAAAGAGGCAAAGGATTGTAATGCTTTGTGGACCGTTCTCTCGGATAAAGTGGACCGGGAACTGATAGAAAGCCTACCAAATCTAAGAATTATATCTAATCTTGCGGTCGGCTATAATAACATTGATATCGAGGCTGCAAAAGAAAAAGGGATTATTGTAACCAATACACCAGGTGTGTTAACGGAAACTACAGCAGATTTAACATTTGCCTTATTACTAGCAACTGCTCGTCGTATTACAGAAGCGGAGCAGGATATTCGTGCAGGGAAATGGAAGTCTTGGACACCGATGCAACTAACCGGCATGGACGTTTATGGGTCAACCTTAGGAATTATAGGCATGGGGAGAATCGGTGAAGCAGTCGCACGCCGGGCAAAAGGGTTTGATATGAAGGTCTTATACCATAATCGAACAAGAAAATTAGAATCTGAGCAACAGTATAACTTTACATATGTGGAGCTCGAGACACTACTAAAGGAGTCAGATTTTGTTGTAATATTGACTCCTCTCACTCCAGAAACTAGAGGCTTAATTGGGAAAAAAGAACTGGAAATGATGAAGGAAACCTCAGCTCTTATTAATGTGGCACGAGGAGGAATAGTTGATGAGCAGGAGCTTTATGATGCCCTAGTCAACAAAAGCATTTGGGCTGCGGGTCTAGACGTTTTTGAAACGGAGCCAGTCCCATTAGATCATCCACTTTTAACCTTACCTAACGTGACTGTCCTACCCCATATCGGTAGTGCCAGTATCTATACAAGACTTGCTATGATGCAGATCAATGCTACGGCCATTGAAGATGCATTAGAGGAACGGGTACCAGAAAACAGAGTGGTTTAA
- a CDS encoding IS3 family transposase (programmed frameshift): MKQKRYNQEFKQTIVELHRSGTPVSNLSSEYGISEVTIYKWIKTHSPIENSGGLTPSQIAEIQKENLRLQQEVDIPKKGYDHIRKKVTDQEIIDHIEKEKEHFPIQLMCDVLKVPRSTYYQSFHKVKSSYAMENEAVLARIQTIHAESKGRYGAPKIHYLLTQEKVDFSLNRVQRIMKKAGIRSTIVKKYRPTSSTGQVVERENLLEQNFETTTINEKWVADITYIHTLRDGWCYLASVLDLHTKKIVGYSFSKSMTTELVLQALANAIDVQQPEEGLILHTDLGSQYTSEDFEKAVKEAKFKQSFSRKGCPYDNACIESFHAILKKEEVYQSSYINFETARLTLFHYIESWYNRKRIHGAINYLTPQQLEDLCRKEAV; the protein is encoded by the exons ATGAAACAAAAACGGTATAACCAAGAATTTAAACAAACAATTGTCGAACTCCACAGATCTGGTACACCTGTGAGTAATCTCAGTAGCGAATATGGTATTTCTGAAGTAACTATTTATAAATGGATTAAAACACATTCCCCAATCGAAAACAGTGGGGGTTTAACACCGTCACAAATCGCAGAAATCCAAAAGGAAAACCTTCGGCTTCAACAGGAGGTAGACATCC CTAAAAAAGGCTATGACCATATTCGCAAGAAAGTAACAGACCAAGAGATTATTGACCATATCGAAAAGGAGAAAGAACACTTTCCTATCCAATTGATGTGTGATGTGCTAAAAGTGCCAAGAAGTACGTATTACCAGTCGTTCCATAAAGTAAAATCTTCGTATGCCATGGAAAACGAAGCGGTTTTAGCACGCATACAAACTATACATGCGGAGAGTAAAGGTCGCTATGGTGCACCAAAAATTCATTATCTGTTAACCCAAGAAAAGGTCGATTTCAGCTTAAATCGAGTGCAGCGAATCATGAAAAAGGCTGGAATTCGATCAACGATCGTGAAGAAGTACCGACCAACTTCCTCCACTGGACAAGTGGTGGAACGTGAAAACCTGTTAGAACAAAATTTTGAAACGACGACCATTAATGAAAAATGGGTTGCAGATATTACGTATATTCATACATTAAGAGACGGCTGGTGTTATTTAGCTTCCGTCCTAGATTTACACACGAAAAAAATTGTTGGCTATTCCTTTTCCAAATCGATGACAACAGAACTTGTTTTACAAGCTTTAGCGAACGCAATCGATGTTCAACAACCAGAAGAAGGACTAATCTTACATACCGATTTAGGCAGCCAGTATACTAGTGAAGACTTTGAAAAAGCAGTGAAAGAAGCAAAATTCAAACAATCTTTCAGTCGTAAAGGATGCCCATATGACAATGCATGTATCGAGTCTTTTCATGCGATTTTGAAAAAAGAAGAGGTATATCAATCTAGTTATATCAATTTTGAAACAGCCCGATTGACCCTATTCCATTATATCGAGTCGTGGTACAACCGAAAACGAATTCATGGAGCTATTAACTATCTAACACCTCAACAATTAGAGGACTTATGCCGAAAAGAAGCGGTTTGA
- a CDS encoding ABC transporter substrate-binding protein, which produces MKKIMLFFSLCMLLVLAACGSETSKDNIEVIKFADAGWDSIRLHNSIAQTIVEEGYGYETEVTSGTTAATMQSLEKGDINVYMEVWTDNIKDVYEKAIESGDIIKVATNFADNAQGLYVPTYVIEGDAERGIEPIAPDLKTVQDLEKYPEIFQDPEDSSKGRVVGAPSSWVVSEYLGTKLETYGLDEQYNYLAPGSDSAIVADLAGAYKKGEPWVGYYWSPTWVTASYDLTLLEDAPYDEATWNDSKGTEFPPNDVVVAVHKDLPTQAKEVVDFLSNYETSNDLTESALDYMQENDVEADEAAIWWMKEYEDIWTAWVSEEVAEKVKASLK; this is translated from the coding sequence ATGAAAAAGATTATGTTATTTTTTTCACTTTGTATGCTTTTAGTACTTGCAGCCTGTGGCAGTGAGACAAGCAAGGACAATATTGAGGTGATTAAGTTTGCTGATGCGGGGTGGGATAGTATTCGCCTACACAATAGCATAGCTCAAACAATCGTCGAAGAAGGTTATGGTTATGAAACCGAAGTAACAAGTGGAACAACGGCGGCAACCATGCAGTCACTTGAAAAGGGCGACATAAATGTCTATATGGAAGTATGGACCGATAACATTAAAGATGTCTACGAAAAAGCAATTGAAAGTGGAGATATCATAAAGGTAGCTACTAATTTCGCTGATAACGCGCAAGGATTATATGTTCCAACTTACGTGATAGAAGGAGATGCAGAACGAGGTATTGAACCAATAGCACCGGATTTAAAAACGGTTCAAGACTTAGAGAAGTATCCAGAAATTTTCCAAGATCCCGAAGATAGCAGTAAAGGCCGAGTGGTCGGTGCTCCATCTAGTTGGGTAGTAAGTGAGTATTTGGGGACGAAACTTGAAACATATGGCCTTGACGAACAATATAACTATCTAGCACCTGGCTCTGATTCTGCCATTGTTGCAGATCTAGCTGGCGCATATAAAAAAGGCGAGCCGTGGGTAGGTTATTATTGGTCACCAACGTGGGTAACAGCAAGCTACGATTTAACTCTATTAGAAGACGCACCATACGATGAAGCAACATGGAATGATTCGAAGGGAACTGAATTTCCTCCGAATGATGTAGTGGTTGCTGTTCATAAAGATTTACCAACACAAGCTAAGGAAGTAGTAGACTTTTTAAGTAACTATGAAACTAGCAATGATTTAACTGAAAGTGCTTTAGATTACATGCAAGAAAATGATGTGGAAGCAGATGAAGCCGCTATTTGGTGGATGAAAGAGTATGAAGATATTTGGACAGCTTGGGTGTCAGAAGAAGTGGCAGAAAAAGTTAAAGCTTCTTTAAAATAA
- a CDS encoding YkoF family thiamine/hydroxymethylpyrimidine-binding protein has product MECGLSPIVGFRFSLHPMSNEFISIIKGALQDTDTSNVWMHTDDVSTVIRGKQAHVFNVAKSIALNAAKTGVHVALSGTFSAGCPGDTAADVYLERGDEVANMDATKQYVSSQFALYPMNNPNYMDVIYKEIQHAKDAGVFNESMHYASGIHGDIHDVFAFYEATFSRARSEEHKHLVMTLSMSINSPSHGDNLHA; this is encoded by the coding sequence ATGGAATGTGGTTTAAGTCCGATTGTAGGGTTTCGTTTCTCCCTACATCCAATGAGCAATGAGTTTATCAGTATTATTAAGGGGGCGTTACAGGATACAGACACATCCAATGTGTGGATGCATACGGATGACGTATCGACTGTGATCAGGGGAAAACAAGCTCATGTATTTAATGTGGCAAAATCAATAGCTTTAAATGCAGCAAAAACTGGGGTACACGTGGCTCTATCAGGAACATTTTCAGCGGGCTGTCCAGGTGACACAGCAGCTGACGTTTATTTAGAAAGAGGGGATGAGGTTGCTAATATGGATGCAACTAAACAATATGTGTCCTCTCAATTCGCCTTATATCCAATGAACAATCCAAACTATATGGATGTTATCTACAAAGAGATTCAGCATGCGAAAGACGCTGGTGTATTCAATGAGTCCATGCATTATGCAAGCGGTATCCATGGAGATATCCATGATGTATTTGCCTTCTACGAAGCTACCTTTAGCAGAGCCAGATCAGAGGAGCACAAACATTTAGTAATGACTTTATCGATGAGCATTAACAGTCCTTCTCATGGAGATAATCTTCATGCTTAA
- a CDS encoding GNAT family N-acetyltransferase, translated as MLHHNIKIIPYNPKYAVKTVDMWRKSKEQAIGQKEIHDFESHVYFLNHILTEQFQIELALMDEEVVGMIAYNDREISQLYIHIEYQGIGIGRALLDKAKVKSSGKLTLYTFEVNKNAQQFYEKHGFEVISRGHENEENLPDIWIYVNILDIKKLSLCQNGIQSWSVLYPAKPVK; from the coding sequence ATGCTACACCATAATATCAAAATTATTCCGTATAACCCTAAGTACGCAGTAAAAACAGTGGATATGTGGCGGAAAAGTAAGGAACAGGCTATTGGCCAAAAAGAAATTCACGACTTCGAAAGCCACGTTTATTTTTTAAATCATATTTTAACGGAACAATTTCAAATAGAGTTAGCTTTAATGGATGAAGAAGTAGTTGGGATGATCGCCTATAATGATAGGGAAATAAGCCAACTATATATTCACATAGAGTATCAAGGAATCGGTATAGGTCGAGCATTACTAGATAAAGCAAAAGTGAAATCTAGTGGGAAATTAACATTATACACATTTGAGGTAAATAAAAATGCACAGCAGTTTTATGAAAAACATGGTTTTGAAGTGATAAGTAGAGGACATGAAAACGAAGAAAATTTACCTGACATTTGGATCTACGTCAATATCCTGGACATAAAAAAGTTAAGTCTCTGTCAGAACGGCATCCAATCATGGAGCGTCCTGTACCCAGCGAAACCAGTCAAGTGA
- a CDS encoding ECF transporter S component: MLKSWKLKEIILMSIFAVVFGIVYLLFLHVGNIWSGFIGPIAYEWIFGVWFIVSIICMYIIRKPGAAVISETIAAAIEVLLGNAVGPRLILSGVIQGLGAEAVFAATRYKRFDLWVLMLAGAGSAVFSFVYGYFLGGFTVYTTGYVLFMLVVRIFSGTLIAGVGGKAIADGLLATGSLRGYSISRSKKGDARV, encoded by the coding sequence ATGCTTAAATCATGGAAGCTAAAAGAGATTATTTTAATGTCTATCTTTGCAGTAGTATTTGGGATTGTGTATTTACTATTCCTTCATGTCGGAAATATTTGGTCAGGGTTTATTGGTCCAATCGCATATGAATGGATTTTTGGAGTATGGTTTATCGTTTCTATCATCTGTATGTATATCATTCGCAAACCAGGAGCTGCTGTAATCTCTGAAACTATTGCAGCCGCAATAGAGGTGCTTTTAGGTAATGCTGTTGGACCACGACTTATCCTTTCAGGTGTCATTCAAGGATTGGGTGCAGAGGCAGTATTCGCAGCTACCCGCTATAAACGATTTGACCTTTGGGTATTAATGCTTGCTGGTGCAGGGTCTGCAGTTTTTAGCTTTGTGTATGGATATTTTTTAGGAGGATTTACAGTTTATACTACTGGGTACGTCCTTTTTATGCTTGTCGTTCGGATTTTTAGCGGGACACTGATTGCTGGTGTAGGCGGCAAAGCCATAGCTGATGGTTTGCTTGCAACGGGTTCATTAAGAGGATATTCTATTTCACGCTCTAAAAAAGGTGACGCACGTGTCTAA
- a CDS encoding energy-coupling factor transporter transmembrane component T: MRASLHRMNPSVKFVIVMICMLSLAFFFDPWTPLVFWFSIMVMQIFLSNISWKNWTLLMLPFVIAAFGYLWTTLLFAESGTGTVLWSIGSVDITESQLNHALSLSFRVLAFSSLSLLFALTTDPIIFIRSLMQQLKLSPKIAYGIMVGYQFLPLLKDEFIQVQQVQKLRGLSDDSNVFKRLIGLRRVLIPMLSGAVRKAERVAFAMEARGFTGEPRKVFYHEVPIEKKDFILAFLFICVLLISCISSLWLP; encoded by the coding sequence ATGCGTGCTAGCCTTCATAGGATGAATCCGTCCGTTAAGTTTGTGATCGTAATGATTTGCATGCTTTCACTAGCATTCTTTTTCGATCCATGGACACCACTAGTTTTTTGGTTCAGCATTATGGTGATGCAAATATTCTTAAGCAATATATCCTGGAAAAACTGGACCTTGCTGATGCTTCCTTTCGTAATCGCAGCTTTTGGTTACCTTTGGACCACTCTTCTATTTGCAGAGAGCGGGACTGGAACTGTTCTTTGGTCCATCGGTTCTGTCGATATAACGGAAAGCCAATTGAACCACGCCTTATCCTTAAGCTTTCGGGTGTTGGCCTTTTCTAGTCTAAGCCTATTATTTGCTCTAACAACCGACCCAATTATATTTATACGGAGTCTAATGCAGCAGTTGAAGCTGTCTCCTAAAATTGCTTATGGTATTATGGTTGGTTATCAATTTTTACCGCTTTTAAAGGACGAGTTTATACAAGTTCAACAAGTACAGAAACTGAGAGGACTAAGCGACGACTCCAATGTTTTTAAAAGACTGATTGGTTTACGTCGCGTATTGATCCCTATGCTTTCTGGGGCTGTTCGTAAGGCTGAAAGAGTGGCGTTCGCAATGGAAGCAAGAGGCTTTACGGGGGAACCTAGAAAAGTCTTTTATCATGAAGTGCCTATTGAAAAGAAGGATTTTATACTAGCGTTCTTGTTTATTTGTGTTTTACTAATTAGTTGTATTAGTAGTTTGTGGCTACCTTAA